From a single Peromyscus maniculatus bairdii isolate BWxNUB_F1_BW_parent chromosome 4, HU_Pman_BW_mat_3.1, whole genome shotgun sequence genomic region:
- the Pcmtd2 gene encoding protein-L-isoaspartate O-methyltransferase domain-containing protein 2 isoform X2, whose translation MGGAVSAGEDNDELIDNLKEAQYIRTDLVEQAFRAIDRADYYLEEFKENAYKDLAWKHGNIHLSAPCIYSEVMEALDLQPGLSFLNLGSGTGYLSSMVGLILGPFGVNHGVELHSDVTEYAKQKLDVFIRTSDSFDKFDFCEPSFVTGNCLEIAPDCCQYDRVYCGAGVQKEHEEYMKNLLKVGGILVMPLEEKLTKITRTGPSAWETKKILAVSFAPLVQPCRSESGQPRLVQLPPLAVRSLQDLARLAIRGSIKRAMRQEATRGGGLKSTPMFKRRRLRRRRMETIVFLDKEVFASRISNPSDDTSYEDAEEDRREVAERTLREAKPEPPVNFLRQRVLRLPLPDPLKYYLLYYREK comes from the exons ATGGGCGGTGCTGTGAGTGCTGGTGAGGACAACGATGAGCTCATTGATAATTTGAAGGAAGCCCAGTACATCCGGACGGATTTAGTAGAGCAGGCTTTCAGAGCAATCGATCGAGCAGATTATTATcttgaagaatttaaagaaaatgcgTACAAAGACTTGGCGTGGAAGCATGGAAACATTCATCTCTCAGCCCCGTGCATCTACTCGGAGGTGATGGAGGCTCTGGATCTGCAGCCTGGGCTCTCATTTCTCAATTTGGGCAGTGGTACTGGCTACCTCAGCTCCATGGTGGGCCTCATTCTAG GTCCTTTTGGTGTAAACCATGGGGTGGAGCTTCATTCAGATGTGACTGAGTATGCGAAGCAGAAACTGGATGTCTTTATCAGAACAAGTGACAGTTTTGACAA ATTTGACTTCTGTGAACCTTCCTTTGTAACTGGCAATTGCCTGGAGATTGCTCCAGATTGTTGTCAGTATGATCGTGTGTATTGTGGAGCTGGTGTGCAGAAAGAACATGAAGAGTACATGAAGAATCTTCTCAAAGTTGGAGGGATCCTTGTCATGCCCTTGGAAGAGAAG CTGACCAAGATAACACGCACAGGCCCTTCTGCTTGGGAAACAAAAAAGATTCTGGCCGTTTCCTTCGCCCCTCTGGTCCAACCCTGCCGTTCGGAGTCAGGACAGCCTAGACTTGTCCAGCTAC CACCACTGGCCGTGCGCAGCCTGCAGGATCTGGCCCGGCTTGCTATCCGTGGCAGCATCAAGAGGGCTATGCGCCAGGAAGCTACCAGAGGAGGTGGACTGAAGAGCACACCTATGTTTAAAAGAAGGCGACTTCGTCGCCGGCGAATGGAAACCATTGTCTTTTTGGACAAAGAGGTCTTTGCCAGTCGAATTTCCAACCCCTCTGATGACACCAGCTATGAGGATGCAGAGGAGGATCGGCGGGAAGTGGCAGAGAGGACCTTACGGGAGGCCAAGCCTGAGCCACCAGTAAACTTCCTTCGCCAGAGGGTATTGCGCCTCCCATTACCCGACCCCCTGAAGTACTACCTGCTGTATTACAGGGAAAAGTGA
- the Pcmtd2 gene encoding protein-L-isoaspartate O-methyltransferase domain-containing protein 2 isoform X1, with translation MFTAAEVGAKRPKRPKNCCRSLNPRAAKRPGLFLCHQLSHLIIWPSALLDLHCWSLFLSAKTWLKWAPFRCLFCLIVILNMGGAVSAGEDNDELIDNLKEAQYIRTDLVEQAFRAIDRADYYLEEFKENAYKDLAWKHGNIHLSAPCIYSEVMEALDLQPGLSFLNLGSGTGYLSSMVGLILGPFGVNHGVELHSDVTEYAKQKLDVFIRTSDSFDKFDFCEPSFVTGNCLEIAPDCCQYDRVYCGAGVQKEHEEYMKNLLKVGGILVMPLEEKLTKITRTGPSAWETKKILAVSFAPLVQPCRSESGQPRLVQLPPLAVRSLQDLARLAIRGSIKRAMRQEATRGGGLKSTPMFKRRRLRRRRMETIVFLDKEVFASRISNPSDDTSYEDAEEDRREVAERTLREAKPEPPVNFLRQRVLRLPLPDPLKYYLLYYREK, from the exons ATGTTTACAGCGGCCGAGGTCGGTGCGAAGCGACCGAAGCGTCCAAAGAACTGCTGTCGGAGTCTAAACCCGAGGGCCGCTAAGCGCCCAG gcCTGTTCCTCTGCCACCAACTCAGTCATCTGATTATCTGGCCCTCAGCTCTCTTGGACCTGCACTGTTGGTCTCTGTTCTTGTCAGCGAAGACGTGGCTAAAGTGGGCTCCATTCCGATGTTTG tTTTGCTTGATTGTAATCTTGAACATGGGCGGTGCTGTGAGTGCTGGTGAGGACAACGATGAGCTCATTGATAATTTGAAGGAAGCCCAGTACATCCGGACGGATTTAGTAGAGCAGGCTTTCAGAGCAATCGATCGAGCAGATTATTATcttgaagaatttaaagaaaatgcgTACAAAGACTTGGCGTGGAAGCATGGAAACATTCATCTCTCAGCCCCGTGCATCTACTCGGAGGTGATGGAGGCTCTGGATCTGCAGCCTGGGCTCTCATTTCTCAATTTGGGCAGTGGTACTGGCTACCTCAGCTCCATGGTGGGCCTCATTCTAG GTCCTTTTGGTGTAAACCATGGGGTGGAGCTTCATTCAGATGTGACTGAGTATGCGAAGCAGAAACTGGATGTCTTTATCAGAACAAGTGACAGTTTTGACAA ATTTGACTTCTGTGAACCTTCCTTTGTAACTGGCAATTGCCTGGAGATTGCTCCAGATTGTTGTCAGTATGATCGTGTGTATTGTGGAGCTGGTGTGCAGAAAGAACATGAAGAGTACATGAAGAATCTTCTCAAAGTTGGAGGGATCCTTGTCATGCCCTTGGAAGAGAAG CTGACCAAGATAACACGCACAGGCCCTTCTGCTTGGGAAACAAAAAAGATTCTGGCCGTTTCCTTCGCCCCTCTGGTCCAACCCTGCCGTTCGGAGTCAGGACAGCCTAGACTTGTCCAGCTAC CACCACTGGCCGTGCGCAGCCTGCAGGATCTGGCCCGGCTTGCTATCCGTGGCAGCATCAAGAGGGCTATGCGCCAGGAAGCTACCAGAGGAGGTGGACTGAAGAGCACACCTATGTTTAAAAGAAGGCGACTTCGTCGCCGGCGAATGGAAACCATTGTCTTTTTGGACAAAGAGGTCTTTGCCAGTCGAATTTCCAACCCCTCTGATGACACCAGCTATGAGGATGCAGAGGAGGATCGGCGGGAAGTGGCAGAGAGGACCTTACGGGAGGCCAAGCCTGAGCCACCAGTAAACTTCCTTCGCCAGAGGGTATTGCGCCTCCCATTACCCGACCCCCTGAAGTACTACCTGCTGTATTACAGGGAAAAGTGA
- the Pcmtd2 gene encoding protein-L-isoaspartate O-methyltransferase domain-containing protein 2 isoform X3 produces MFTAAEVGAKRPKRPKNCCRSLNPRAAKRPGLFLCHQLSHLIIWPSALLDLHCWSLFLSAKTWLKWAPFRCLFCLIVILNMGGAVSAGEDNDELIDNLKEAQYIRTDLVEQAFRAIDRADYYLEEFKENAYKDLAWKHGNIHLSAPCIYSEVMEALDLQPGLSFLNLGSGTGYLSSMVGLILGPFGVNHGVELHSDVTEYAKQKLDVFIRTSDSFDKFDFCEPSFVTGNCLEIAPDCCQYDRVYCGAGVQKEHEEYMKNLLKVGGILVMPLEEKLTKITRTGPSAWETKKILAVSFAPLVQPCRSESGQPRLVQLPNVTSDKEVHHPLAQWLGLEDKDSGEHLEDFEDLVKNECFCVRACQAWLCVAS; encoded by the exons ATGTTTACAGCGGCCGAGGTCGGTGCGAAGCGACCGAAGCGTCCAAAGAACTGCTGTCGGAGTCTAAACCCGAGGGCCGCTAAGCGCCCAG gcCTGTTCCTCTGCCACCAACTCAGTCATCTGATTATCTGGCCCTCAGCTCTCTTGGACCTGCACTGTTGGTCTCTGTTCTTGTCAGCGAAGACGTGGCTAAAGTGGGCTCCATTCCGATGTTTG tTTTGCTTGATTGTAATCTTGAACATGGGCGGTGCTGTGAGTGCTGGTGAGGACAACGATGAGCTCATTGATAATTTGAAGGAAGCCCAGTACATCCGGACGGATTTAGTAGAGCAGGCTTTCAGAGCAATCGATCGAGCAGATTATTATcttgaagaatttaaagaaaatgcgTACAAAGACTTGGCGTGGAAGCATGGAAACATTCATCTCTCAGCCCCGTGCATCTACTCGGAGGTGATGGAGGCTCTGGATCTGCAGCCTGGGCTCTCATTTCTCAATTTGGGCAGTGGTACTGGCTACCTCAGCTCCATGGTGGGCCTCATTCTAG GTCCTTTTGGTGTAAACCATGGGGTGGAGCTTCATTCAGATGTGACTGAGTATGCGAAGCAGAAACTGGATGTCTTTATCAGAACAAGTGACAGTTTTGACAA ATTTGACTTCTGTGAACCTTCCTTTGTAACTGGCAATTGCCTGGAGATTGCTCCAGATTGTTGTCAGTATGATCGTGTGTATTGTGGAGCTGGTGTGCAGAAAGAACATGAAGAGTACATGAAGAATCTTCTCAAAGTTGGAGGGATCCTTGTCATGCCCTTGGAAGAGAAG CTGACCAAGATAACACGCACAGGCCCTTCTGCTTGGGAAACAAAAAAGATTCTGGCCGTTTCCTTCGCCCCTCTGGTCCAACCCTGCCGTTCGGAGTCAGGACAGCCTAGACTTGTCCAGCTAC caaatGTGACCAGTGATAAGGAAGTGCACCATCCTCTGGCACAATGGCTGGGTTTAGAAGACAAGGACTCAGGAGAGCATTTGGAAGACTTTGAAGATCTGGTTAAAAATGAGTGTTTCTGTGTGAGGGCTTGTCAAGCCTGGCTATGTGTTGCCTCCTGA
- the Pcmtd2 gene encoding protein-L-isoaspartate O-methyltransferase domain-containing protein 2 isoform X4: MFTAAEVGAKRPKRPKNCCRSLNPRAAKRPGLFLCHQLSHLIIWPSALLDLHCWSLFLSAKTWLKWAPFRCLFCLIVILNMGGAVSAGEDNDELIDNLKEAQYIRTDLVEQAFRAIDRADYYLEEFKENAYKDLAWKHGNIHLSAPCIYSEVMEALDLQPGLSFLNLGSGTGYLSSMVGLILGPFGVNHGVELHSDVTEYAKQKLDVFIRTSDSFDKFDFCEPSFVTGNCLEIAPDCCQYDRVYCGAGVQKEHEEYMKNLLKVGGILVMPLEEKLTKITRTGPSAWETKKILAVSFAPLVQPCRSESGQPRLVQLRSAPVHSTTGRAQPAGSGPACYPWQHQEGYAPGSYQRRWTEEHTYV; this comes from the exons ATGTTTACAGCGGCCGAGGTCGGTGCGAAGCGACCGAAGCGTCCAAAGAACTGCTGTCGGAGTCTAAACCCGAGGGCCGCTAAGCGCCCAG gcCTGTTCCTCTGCCACCAACTCAGTCATCTGATTATCTGGCCCTCAGCTCTCTTGGACCTGCACTGTTGGTCTCTGTTCTTGTCAGCGAAGACGTGGCTAAAGTGGGCTCCATTCCGATGTTTG tTTTGCTTGATTGTAATCTTGAACATGGGCGGTGCTGTGAGTGCTGGTGAGGACAACGATGAGCTCATTGATAATTTGAAGGAAGCCCAGTACATCCGGACGGATTTAGTAGAGCAGGCTTTCAGAGCAATCGATCGAGCAGATTATTATcttgaagaatttaaagaaaatgcgTACAAAGACTTGGCGTGGAAGCATGGAAACATTCATCTCTCAGCCCCGTGCATCTACTCGGAGGTGATGGAGGCTCTGGATCTGCAGCCTGGGCTCTCATTTCTCAATTTGGGCAGTGGTACTGGCTACCTCAGCTCCATGGTGGGCCTCATTCTAG GTCCTTTTGGTGTAAACCATGGGGTGGAGCTTCATTCAGATGTGACTGAGTATGCGAAGCAGAAACTGGATGTCTTTATCAGAACAAGTGACAGTTTTGACAA ATTTGACTTCTGTGAACCTTCCTTTGTAACTGGCAATTGCCTGGAGATTGCTCCAGATTGTTGTCAGTATGATCGTGTGTATTGTGGAGCTGGTGTGCAGAAAGAACATGAAGAGTACATGAAGAATCTTCTCAAAGTTGGAGGGATCCTTGTCATGCCCTTGGAAGAGAAG CTGACCAAGATAACACGCACAGGCCCTTCTGCTTGGGAAACAAAAAAGATTCTGGCCGTTTCCTTCGCCCCTCTGGTCCAACCCTGCCGTTCGGAGTCAGGACAGCCTAGACTTGTCCAGCTAC GCTCTGCCCCTGTCCACAGCACCACTGGCCGTGCGCAGCCTGCAGGATCTGGCCCGGCTTGCTATCCGTGGCAGCATCAAGAGGGCTATGCGCCAGGAAGCTACCAGAGGAGGTGGACTGAAGAGCACACCTATGTTTAA
- the Pcmtd2 gene encoding protein-L-isoaspartate O-methyltransferase domain-containing protein 2 isoform X5 yields MFTAAEVGAKRPKRPKNCCRSLNPRAAKRPGLFLCHQLSHLIIWPSALLDLHCWSLFLSAKTWLKWAPFRCLFCLIVILNMGGAVSAGEDNDELIDNLKEAQYIRTDLVEQAFRAIDRADYYLEEFKENAYKDLAWKHGNIHLSAPCIYSEVMEALDLQPGLSFLNLGSGTGYLSSMVGLILGPFGVNHGVELHSDVTEYAKQKLDVFIRTSDSFDKFDFCEPSFVTGNCLEIAPDCCQYDRVYCGAGVQKEHEEYMKNLLKVGGILVMPLEEKIADQDNTHRPFCLGNKKDSGRFLRPSGPTLPFGVRTA; encoded by the exons ATGTTTACAGCGGCCGAGGTCGGTGCGAAGCGACCGAAGCGTCCAAAGAACTGCTGTCGGAGTCTAAACCCGAGGGCCGCTAAGCGCCCAG gcCTGTTCCTCTGCCACCAACTCAGTCATCTGATTATCTGGCCCTCAGCTCTCTTGGACCTGCACTGTTGGTCTCTGTTCTTGTCAGCGAAGACGTGGCTAAAGTGGGCTCCATTCCGATGTTTG tTTTGCTTGATTGTAATCTTGAACATGGGCGGTGCTGTGAGTGCTGGTGAGGACAACGATGAGCTCATTGATAATTTGAAGGAAGCCCAGTACATCCGGACGGATTTAGTAGAGCAGGCTTTCAGAGCAATCGATCGAGCAGATTATTATcttgaagaatttaaagaaaatgcgTACAAAGACTTGGCGTGGAAGCATGGAAACATTCATCTCTCAGCCCCGTGCATCTACTCGGAGGTGATGGAGGCTCTGGATCTGCAGCCTGGGCTCTCATTTCTCAATTTGGGCAGTGGTACTGGCTACCTCAGCTCCATGGTGGGCCTCATTCTAG GTCCTTTTGGTGTAAACCATGGGGTGGAGCTTCATTCAGATGTGACTGAGTATGCGAAGCAGAAACTGGATGTCTTTATCAGAACAAGTGACAGTTTTGACAA ATTTGACTTCTGTGAACCTTCCTTTGTAACTGGCAATTGCCTGGAGATTGCTCCAGATTGTTGTCAGTATGATCGTGTGTATTGTGGAGCTGGTGTGCAGAAAGAACATGAAGAGTACATGAAGAATCTTCTCAAAGTTGGAGGGATCCTTGTCATGCCCTTGGAAGAGAAG ataGCTGACCAAGATAACACGCACAGGCCCTTCTGCTTGGGAAACAAAAAAGATTCTGGCCGTTTCCTTCGCCCCTCTGGTCCAACCCTGCCGTTCGGAGTCAGGACAGCCTAG